In the genome of Fusarium poae strain DAOMC 252244 chromosome 1, whole genome shotgun sequence, the window TACTCACAGCATCACTGATCCCACCGTCCGGATGCAGAACGAATACCACGACGCCATGTCATATCATCACAACGGCATTAATCAAGCTGGATCCCCACCTAGCCCAGACTCAATTCCTCCCCGCGGCAGCGACAGTATGGACGGTCAATTAAGACCCAACCCCCAAATCATGGCACCGATCCCTCCATCCCCAGAGGTCCAGCGAGCGGCTATGAGTACCCAAGAGCCCAACATGCCTCCTCCCCCGATTCCCACCTCTTCTTCGGAGAACTTGAGCAACGGAAGCGGAAAGCTGCGCAAAGAAAACCCCGCCTCTCGAACGAGAAGTGGCTCTCTCCAGCATGCGCCGAGCAACTCTTACGGAGGCGGCGAGATCCATGCTCTTAAGACTCGAACAACTTCTCCAGCTCCTGACCGCGGACGCCGGTCGTCGTCAGTCCAGTCTCCAAGTAACCGCAATAGTAACACCAAGAGCCGCATAGTTTCTACACCTCTTGCCATTAGACCCGGGTCATCTAAGGGCGAAGCCAGCCAGAGCCCATCTCGGGGTCGTCTTCGTAGAAGTTGGTTGCCTGGCGGAAGATCCCGCTCCAACTCGATGGATGTTTCCAATGCAAACTCCTCAACTGCTTGGGTTTTGTCCGACGATACACGAGCTGAGTACAATGCCTCGTTCCTCAAGAACGGAGAGAAGGTAAGTGATGTTACCCCTCGTTGAAGCTTATTTTCAGAGTTAATATTTGCGTTCAATCAGGTCCCAGAACTTTGGAACGAAAGCGGAGCTGTACTTGTTTACCTGTACCCCAAGGGAAGCGGCCACGGACCCTCTTTCAAGGTTCAAGAGTTTACCATCAGCTCGTCTTGGCTTTTCAACGAACTCATCCAACGCGAGCGAGAGACCCCCACGAGAAACCGCAACACAAGTTTCAGCGGCCGTCTTAGTTTGACTGCCGAAGATGCGTCCCGATATATCTCACCACCAAACTCACCTCCCGTTCCTGAAGATGGATCAGACGACTGCTTCCACCTATATCTGCCTACAGGGGCTCCTGGCCAAGAGATGAATCCCGAAATGGACCGTCTGATTGCCATCCGCAACTTGTTTGCTTTCTTGACTGGACAGCCCCTTGTTGGAACCAAGGCCAAGCCTTCCAACTTCCACGCATTCCTTGACATTTCTGCCCTCCTGGAAGAGTATGGCTTCACCAGCTATGATGGAACCACTTTCGGAGACGCAGTCGACCTGAGCTTCGGGTTCTATATGGATCAGCACGCCCTTGCAGACTGCCGACACAGCCGAGAGAAGACATTGGAGGCAGTGATTCTCGGTGAGCGCATGCGATCGGCCGACCTTTACAACGAAGCCTTTGCCCATGCTGCTGGCAAGTACGCGGCCATCATGGACCTCAAGCTCCCTCTTTACGAGCAAATCACACCCAAGACACGCGTTAGCTTGGAACGCGCCCATCTCGATTTACTCAACCGACAGCACAGCGCCAACATGCATCTCGAACAATTTGACTTCCCTGCCCTTTTCTCCGGTATTGCCAACTCAACTTCCATGAGCGAGCTTAGAAGTGTCCGCTTCAAGATTTGGAGGCAGTCATTCACCAAGATGCGAAACTTTGCCTTGAGCTACTACAAGACCGCGTTTGGCAACTGGCCACCCAAGGCTAgcagcaagaagaatccCTTCTCCGAGAGCGGACTTAACCGACTTGTTCTCAAGGTTTTGTATTCTGACATGTGTGCTCTTTATGACCTCCTTGTTGATCGTAACAACCGAACCTCGAGAATCATGGATGAGGTCCCTGAACTGTCCAACGATCCCGACAAAATGATTATGTCTGCCCTCCGAAACATCATGTCTGAGTTTGATCGCTCGAAGCCGCCCGTTCTCCCTCCTATTCCCTACGATTGTCCTCAATTGCCCACTGCGACATCCATCCTGGAAACTTACGACACGCTCTCGCCCAAAAAGCAGGCAAAGTTCGATAAGGGCATCAAAGAGCACGAACTCATGCTTATGCTCAACAAGGCCTACAACTACGACACCAATTCTGCCAAGGTTCCCTTCCTAGACAAGTTCAAGGAGTTTGAGCTTCGCGAGGCTAGAGGCAAGACACCCCAGGACTTTGCTGACCAGCGCATTGGTTACTGGTTGTTCCTTTATGTTGTGATTCAGTCGCTGCCTGTCTTGGTTGTGGATGCCCCAGGCATACAGTTCACAGAGGGTGTTGAGTACTTTCTTTGCGAGCCCCCCATGGGCAACCCTCCCTGGGTCCCCGATCAACAAGTCAAGAAGATGTGGTACGAGGTCGCTGGCGGAGGCGGTTTGGTTGAGCTTTCTCAGGACGCTGTTCTCTTCAGTGTCGAAGCTACCTACCATCGAAGCCACTGTTGGCTCGCGGCTACCCAGTGGGAGAGTGGTGGCTCAACTTCGCAGGCGCCAGACCAACCTCAGATGTCTCCTCTGCAGCCTCCCCGATCCATGTTCTTGGACAACGAAGATTTCGTTCCCACACCACCGCCCTCTTTTGGCAACGGTTACAGCactcctccttctcccatGGGCAGCCCTTCAGGCGCGCTACGACCTCGAACACACTCTCCCGGTGGAAACAGAGCGAACCAAGCTTGGCGATCAAGTATCGCACTGGGATTGGAACCTGTACCTCTTCAGCCCCCCAGCCCCTTCGGAGAGCGTAGCAGCTCTCTTGGAGGACGCCCTCCTAGTCTGATGATGGGATCCCGAAATTCATCCATGGCCAATCTGGCTGCCCTCGGCGGCCACTACCCTCAAACAGAGTCACCACCTCCTGAACCCACTGGCGCGACATTTGACGATATTCTGAAGCAGGAgcagaaaaaggaaaagaagaagagccgCTTCTTCTAAACCAATTGTGTCCCTTGCCAGGGTTTTCCTTTTCGAATTTATCCGCACTTTGGAGCCACACTATTGTACCAGCCTTGTTACATTGGATGTTGAGTTGTTTCCTCGTGCTGTTCATCATAACGATTTTGATCGGGGAGCGTTCCCCGAGTCGGAGTTTTACATGAGCGACTACATTCATGTTGGATTGTATCgtaggctatcttcttgatttcttcctctttttttcttttcttactCCGATCTCGTCATATACGCAATATCacataattcttttttttttttttttggaaaGGAGATCCTGGCGgactattttttttataacgACTTTTAGCATgacaaagaaaaaacaaAATCTACACAGATATGTAGTAGGGACGGAACAGGGTCATCATCATAGCTCTTTTGTTTTAGACATGGTTGATAGAGGCGATGTCAGTAATTGGCCGGACGAAAAAAAATGTTTAATTGGTTTGACTTATTTTTTACATACAAGGCGTATAGCAAGTTCTGTTCACATAATACAAGGGTAGTGTGGAACGGCATGATGGCGTTTGTTCGATACTGAATTGATATAACTCTTGACTGAGTTGATTTCCTCGATTTGAGTGTGTGTTGCGTGTGTATAATGCTTGTTTATAATGAGTGTCTGTTAAATGTTGACCTGTTGACTACCCCTATTGTCTGCATACAAGGAGGTTCACTTGTCATCTTGGCATATTCTACCCTGCTTGTGTAACTGAACTACATACTTGTCACCAAACTACACTGCACAGATCAAATATGtaaagattaaaagattGTGTTGGTTGGACTCTGCATCcaattatagttattatacaTTTAGTTTCAATATATGCTGTATATGCCATGAGCTCAATCTTGTGTATGCCTACCTACTTTCGAGTAGTAGgtctttaaaatttaaaacgCCTTTTGATGATGTTCCTGTTCCCGTTCCTGAGAACTTTCTATACATTGGGACCTTTGTGGTCGATTTCCGTACACATTCCATCCATAAATCGTAGCCATGTTTTCCATGTTTATCATACTCGTTTGAGAGTGCTTCGCCTCAGAGTGTCACCTTTTGCCAGCGGCCTCGTTCAGTGTGCCACCACcactccttctccttcttatCCGCCACGATTCCCTCGCGGGAATTCCATCTTCCAGTACATCCTGCCTTACCGCCTGCCAGGCTCTCACCCGCATCACTTTCGAGATCTCTTATGTCGATCAGACCACCCTTGTCATCCGTCGTCCCACGGTCGGGATGGAGATGGTACTTGATGGGGCTTCCAACCGTGCCGATGAATCCCGCCATGGTGAAGGTGTCGTTAAAAgtgccatcttcttcaataACGTTTACGGTGAACTTTGGTTGGGACCGGGCTGCTTCGAGACGTGCTTGGGCGGCCAGGCGTGACGTGTGAAGATTTGAGTAGGGAGCACGGCGCATGTCGCCAAAGGGAGATATAGTCTCTCGCTCTCGTGGAGAGGCGATGGGTGATGCGTTGGAGGATCTGAATAGGCGTGTGGGCGACATGGGGCTTGTTACTGAGCTAGGTGGAGGGGTGGAAACCTCGGGTCGCCCTGTAGGTCGGAAACGGTCGGAAGGGAGATCGATTCTGTCAACCGGGTAACAAAGTTCCTGGAATATGCCATCCGGGTCGTTGGGGGTGCGTAGAGTCCTCAGAGCCGGAAAGCCTCCTGCGCCAATACTTCGAGCAAGGATGTCGTCTGCAGCGTTGACGCAAGTTGAGTGGCTAGTGATGTCCCAGTGAAGCTTTTGGATAGTGTTGCTGGTCAGATATGGCATCAGCCACAGCGAGAAACTATCATTCTCTGGCATGGTGGGCGGGAAAGTCTGAATTAAGGAGAAGTTGACGAGGTTTCGCAGGTTGGAGAGGATGCGGGCGAGAGCAGCCAGTGAGTTCATTGGTGTGTGACGGAGGGTTAGCTTGCGCAGAGGGGAGCTGTTGGACTGCGTCGCGAACGCTGACAGGCCGGCGGTCGTAATGCCGCTGATGTGAGAGAGTGTGAGGGTCTCGAGGGGAGGGAGGGTGAGAAGACTGCAGTCGTCGAAGCTATTAGGCGGGAGGTTACACAGATGAAGGTGCTTGATGTTAGGCAGACGCTCGAGAGTTTTTGTGAGGAGTGTTTCGGGTGTGAGAGTTGCTCCAGGCAGACAGTGAACGGTGAGACTCTCGAGTTTTGACCAGTTGGCGTTGAATGACAAAAAGGTCGCTTCCTGGAAAGGCTTGAGCTCTCCCGGCATGACCAACCCGAGTTGCTGAGTATTGCCCTGCATACGCTGCTGTGTCTGATGCGGCGACGCCTGAATGAGCCAGTTCATCTCCTTTAAGTTCGGCCTCGTGGACAGCGCGTGGAAGATCTTGCTGAAGGAGTGGTCATAGATAGGTGACAGACCGCGGAGACTCTCAAGGTTGGGACACGCCATGACCAGCGTGGCGATGAGATCCTCATACTCGGCGATTGTTGAACCCTTGGGGACGATTTCGGGAGCAGGGACTTTGAGTGTGCGGACGAGACTGGCAAGACGAGGGTTGGAGCGGAGTATGCGACGGAGCATAACGACTCGAACGCCCTGAGACATCTTGAACTTCTTTTTGTGGACGGCTGAATCTGCGCCTACGAGTTGGATGTTTCGATACCTTGATAATATGTTAGCGTATCATCGCATGCATGGAAGCATTCAACTTACAAAGCTGTTTGAGCGGGCTGATACCACTTGCGACAAGAAACAGCGACATTGGTCGCATCTCGCATCCAGCAAGTCGCACAACTCCCGCTCTTTTCCCCGACATGGAGATCTCTCAACTGCTCCATGATGCCTGACAGTACTCTAGCAGGTAATTTGGCGAAAAGCTCATTTGGCTTCATGGGCGTTCTTGTAGAAGATGAAGACAGGTTCTTGATAGGCAATGGTCGCTGATACATGTAGTCTGGTCTCCATTTGGAAGCCGAATCGGTGGATTCCATGCTCGGTCTGCTTCCCCAAGAAGATTTCATTTGTGGCGAGTTCATCGTTTCCCGGGAATGAAGTGATGCTAATGTTGAGGCTGAGATGTTGGAGAGTTGTCGTGGTCGGTTGATATTGGGTTTCGGTTGAGAGATAGCATCGCGGCTCTTTTTGGGGTTTGCCAGGGGAGTTTCGAGAACAGTATACGTAGGACGAGGGAAACCATCAGGTGAGAAGGGAACTTGGTTTGTTTTTGGCGATTCGACTATTGTGCTTGTATTTGCGAGAAATGCATTGATGGCGGTTTCTTGAGCTGTGGATAGATCCTTTGGCGAGCCAAACATTGTAGGATGCACTGGGCGCACCGAGACTGTAGTGTCCTTCATTGTGGTGTCGAGTTTGAGCTGGCTTTTGGAGTGTTTGTCATTTCCTTTTCTTATTACTGGGGGAGGACCGGCAGAGAGTCTTTTTGATCGGAGTTTGTTGGCACCAGGACGACTAATAGAGCAGCAGTGGGTGTTAGTTTTGAGTGAAACATCCAAAAAGAGTAAAATGTTTtggaaacaaaaacaaaaagagaGAGTTTGAATGTACTAGGGAGAAAAGACGGGAACAAAAGAAGGTAAAGGTAGTGCTAGA includes:
- a CDS encoding hypothetical protein (BUSCO:7931at5125) produces the protein MTSSKSFRASLMPSMLRSNTDPDSSTPSFRKSVRKSNTADLSQLQGSKIGSSKSTTNLPQFGPSEQEDAVQQNERPRSAEQKTLRKRNDSAPKVSLPKSQSTTSLAPSKSTNRMSRFWGNRLSSFLPSLVVPSESEESPTPKAAPTPPVPAVPSAPAAAAAVSPAPTKSSSPTDTSTTTNTAGTPPTTVDDSSSSTTHSITDPTVRMQNEYHDAMSYHHNGINQAGSPPSPDSIPPRGSDSMDGQLRPNPQIMAPIPPSPEVQRAAMSTQEPNMPPPPIPTSSSENLSNGSGKLRKENPASRTRSGSLQHAPSNSYGGGEIHALKTRTTSPAPDRGRRSSSVQSPSNRNSNTKSRIVSTPLAIRPGSSKGEASQSPSRGRLRRSWLPGGRSRSNSMDVSNANSSTAWVLSDDTRAEYNASFLKNGEKVPELWNESGAVLVYLYPKGSGHGPSFKVQEFTISSSWLFNELIQRERETPTRNRNTSFSGRLSLTAEDASRYISPPNSPPVPEDGSDDCFHLYLPTGAPGQEMNPEMDRLIAIRNLFAFLTGQPLVGTKAKPSNFHAFLDISALLEEYGFTSYDGTTFGDAVDLSFGFYMDQHALADCRHSREKTLEAVILGERMRSADLYNEAFAHAAGKYAAIMDLKLPLYEQITPKTRVSLERAHLDLLNRQHSANMHLEQFDFPALFSGIANSTSMSELRSVRFKIWRQSFTKMRNFALSYYKTAFGNWPPKASSKKNPFSESGLNRLVLKVLYSDMCALYDLLVDRNNRTSRIMDEVPELSNDPDKMIMSALRNIMSEFDRSKPPVLPPIPYDCPQLPTATSILETYDTLSPKKQAKFDKGIKEHELMLMLNKAYNYDTNSAKVPFLDKFKEFELREARGKTPQDFADQRIGYWLFLYVVIQSLPVLVVDAPGIQFTEGVEYFLCEPPMGNPPWVPDQQVKKMWYEVAGGGGLVELSQDAVLFSVEATYHRSHCWLAATQWESGGSTSQAPDQPQMSPLQPPRSMFLDNEDFVPTPPPSFGNGYSTPPSPMGSPSGALRPRTHSPGGNRANQAWRSSIALGLEPVPLQPPSPFGERSSSLGGRPPSLMMGSRNSSMANLAALGGHYPQTESPPPEPTGATFDDILKQEQKKEKKKSRFF
- a CDS encoding hypothetical protein (BUSCO:34395at5125), which translates into the protein MKDTTVSVRPVHPTMFGSPKDLSTAQETAINAFLANTSTIVESPKTNQVPFSPDGFPRPTYTVLETPLANPKKSRDAISQPKPNINRPRQLSNISASTLASLHSRETMNSPQMKSSWGSRPSMESTDSASKWRPDYMYQRPLPIKNLSSSSTRTPMKPNELFAKLPARVLSGIMEQLRDLHVGEKSGSCATCWMRDATNVAVSCRKWYQPAQTALYRNIQLVGADSAVHKKKFKMSQGVRVVMLRRILRSNPRLASLVRTLKVPAPEIVPKGSTIAEYEDLIATLVMACPNLESLRGLSPIYDHSFSKIFHALSTRPNLKEMNWLIQASPHQTQQRMQGNTQQLGLVMPGELKPFQEATFLSFNANWSKLESLTVHCLPGATLTPETLLTKTLERLPNIKHLHLCNLPPNSFDDCSLLTLPPLETLTLSHISGITTAGLSAFATQSNSSPLRKLTLRHTPMNSLAALARILSNLRNLVNFSLIQTFPPTMPENDSFSLWLMPYLTSNTIQKLHWDITSHSTCVNAADDILARSIGAGGFPALRTLRTPNDPDGIFQELCYPVDRIDLPSDRFRPTGRPEVSTPPPSSVTSPMSPTRLFRSSNASPIASPRERETISPFGDMRRAPYSNLHTSRLAAQARLEAARSQPKFTVNVIEEDGTFNDTFTMAGFIGTVGSPIKYHLHPDRGTTDDKGGLIDIRDLESDAGESLAGGKAGCTGRWNSREGIVADKKEKEWWWHTERGRWQKVTL